The following are from one region of the Gambusia affinis linkage group LG02, SWU_Gaff_1.0, whole genome shotgun sequence genome:
- the LOC122825120 gene encoding leukotriene B4 receptor 1-like — protein sequence MDPSIKIFPSEAPEELDGGTTVACVILGLSFLVGVPGNLLVIWTILRHVKQRFHTVVLILHLAVADTMVLITLPAWIYSLVHTFEFGLVVCNILICVITVCMFSSIFFITIMSVERYLAICHPFLMMRWKTEKNMNGCIAFLWLLALLLGLSDVLTKTLAGSEQNEQCFVRDFNNDTLEIVFLCLQTLLGFVLPFITLSICYCLVAAQLKKMKFNSKQKSKVLIHTVVLVFLLCWLPYHVINIIDVVCILGTDTGHGCVPESFVFSSGALVFISSSVNPVLYVFFARNFRGSLGESGLVKLFQELASNTNRLKDFALQQQKDQRSAETELTSTTFK from the coding sequence ATGGACCCCTCCATCAAGATCTTCCCTTCAGAAGCCCCCGAGGAGTTAGACGGCGGGACAACAGTGGCGTGTGTTATACTGGGTCTTTCCTTCCTGGTTGGAGTTCCAGGGAACCTGCTAGTAATCTGGACTATCCTGAGGCATGTCAAGCAGCGCTTTCACACTGTGGTCCTCATCCTTCACCTGGCAGTGGCAGATACGATGGTCCTCATCACTCTCCCTGCCTGGATCTACTCCCTGGTGCACACTTTTGAGTTTGGATTGGTAGTTTGCAATATCTTAATCTGTGTTATCACTGTGTGCATGTTTAGCAGTATTTTCTTCATCACTATTATGAGCGTGGAACGCTATCTAGCCATCTGCCATCCATTTCTAATGATGCGCTGGAAGACTGAAAAGAATATGAATGGATGTATTGCATTTTTGTGGCTTCTTGCGCTTCTTCTTGGACTGTCTGATGTTTTAACCAAGACCTTGGCTGGAAGCGAGCAAAACGAGCAGTGCTTCGTCAGAGACTTCAACAATGATACTCTAGAAATTGTCTTCTTATGCCTGCAGACGTTGCTGGGCTTTGTGCTGCCTTTCATTACACTAAGCATCTGTTACTGTCTTGTGGCTGCGCAGctcaagaaaatgaaatttaattcaaaacagaaatccaaaGTTCTCATTCACACTGTAGTGCTTGTTTTCCTCCTGTGCTGGTTACCCTACCACGTTATTAATATCATTGATGTCGTTTGCATTTTGGGGACAGACACAGGGCATGGGTGTGTACCAGAAAGTTTTGTCTTCAGCTCTGGTGCCCTGGTTTTTATCAGCAGCTCAGTGAATCCTGTATTATACGTCTTCTTCGCAAGGAACTTCAGAGGCAGTCTTGGAGAGTCTGGTCTGGTCAAACTGTTTCAGGAACTGGCCTCAAACACAAATAGACTCAAGGACTTCGCATTACAGCAGCAGAAGGACCAGAGATCAGCAGAAACAGAGCTCACGTCTacaactttcaaataa